Proteins encoded within one genomic window of Theobroma cacao cultivar B97-61/B2 chromosome 7, Criollo_cocoa_genome_V2, whole genome shotgun sequence:
- the LOC108662685 gene encoding receptor like protein 30-like encodes MGNIGFLFPLMVYVVVLRHFVATFFVESPNTSTDQLALLALKDHVTHDPQNLLATNWTSATYVCNWIGVTCGSNHQRVTTLDLSNMSLIGTIPPHLGNLSFLSWLNIRFNHFHGSLPMELANLSSLKYINFGHNNFHGEIPSWFDSFTQLQSLFLYGNNFSGVMPSALGSLSNLDTLILYDNDLEGHVPIAIGNLSNLKWLYLYNNHLSGPLPLALFKCQELEVLSLSNNAVDGSVPQEIKNLTRLSQLYLDLNNLTGRLPTLQPSLRGLSVLHNNLIGEIPSSVCNMSSLQYFLDLSRNNFHGIIPECLGNLSNSIEMVDLSMNSFHGKIPGNFHKDCLLRSFRINDNKIEGSLPRSLVNCSKLEILDIGNNNLIDTFPIWLGNLDLQVLILRCNRLYDRIDNFESKFSFTHLRIIDLSHNDFNGYLPTKFFQNLQAIRSESENKGDPKYMIYSGTNQGFYFYESLFITTKGSEMELMKILTTWTIIDFSNNRFKGQIPEVVGELHSLIVLNLSHNSLTGPIPSILGNLTALESLDLSSNKLKGKIPAQLINLIFLEVLNLSWNNLMGLIPRGKQFDTFTNDSYIGNLGLCGLPLSKNCSNEKNLAPQPTKFDEDGDVVNWKFSILMGYGCGLVCGLSMGYIVFTTGKPWWLVRIIERGQQKYVMRGKIRRSGGRK; translated from the exons ATGGGAAACATTGGCTTCCTCTTCCCTCTTATGGTATATGTGGTGGTGTTGCGCCACTTTGTGGCTACTTTCTTTGTGGAATCACCCAACACCTCGACTGACCAATTGGCTCTTCTTGCACTTAAAGACCATGTAACTCATGACCCTCAAAACCTGTTGGCAACCAACTGGACTAGTGCAACCTATGTTTGCAACTGGATTGGTGTCACTTGCGGATCCAATCATCAAAGAGTCACTACTCTTGATCTTTCTAACATGAGTCTTATAGGCACCATCCCACCTCACTTGGGAAATCTATCTTTTCTATCTTGGCTTAACATCCGATTTAATCATTTTCATGGTTCATTGCCCATGGAGTTGGCTAACTTGTCTTCACTGAAATATATCAACTTTGGCCACAACAACTTTCATGGAGAAATCCCATCATGGTTTGATTCCTTCACTCAACTTCAGAGCTTGTTTCTCTACGGTAACAACTTCTCTGGTGTTATGCCGTCTGCTTTGGGCTCTTTGTCAAACCTTGACACGTTGATCTTGTATGACAATGATCTGGAGGGGCATGTTCCGATTGCAATCGGAAACCTTTCCAACTTGAAATGGTTATATTTGTACAATAATCACCTTTCAG GTCCACTTCCATTGGCTCTATTCAAGTGTCAAGAGTTAGAAGTTCTATCTTTATCTAACAATGCCGTGGACGGGAGTGTGCCtcaagaaattaagaatttgacTAGATTAAGTCAGTTGTATCTTGATCTTAACAACTTGACAG GTCGACTTCCAACTCTACAACCTTCGTTGCGTGGCTTAAGCGTTTTACacaacaatttaattggagAAATCCCTTCATCAGTTTGCAATATGAGTTCACTACAGTATTTTCTTGATTTGTCGAGGAATAACTTTCATGGAATTATTCCAGAATGTCTTGGAAACTTAAGCAATTCTATTGAAATGGTGGATTTAAGCATGAATAGTTTCCATGGTAAAATACCCGGAAATTTTCATAAAGATTGTTTGTTGAGATCTTTTCGCATCAATGACAACAAGATTGAAGGGTCACTACCACGCTCTTTGGTTAATTGCTCgaaattagaaattttagaTATAGGGAACAACAACTTGATTGACACTTTTCCAATTTGGTTAGGAAATTTAGATCTACAAGTTCTTATCTTGCGATGTAATAGACTCTATGATCGCATTGATAACTTTGAAAGTAAATTTTCCTTCACTCATTTGCGAATCATCGATCTCTCTCACAATGACTTCAATGGCTACttaccaacaaaattttttcaaaatcttcaagcTATAAGAAGTGAGAGTGAAAACAAAGGTGACCCAAAGTACATGATATATTCTGGGACTAATcaaggtttttatttttatgaatctttatttattacaaCAAAAGGGTCGGAGATGGAGCTCATGAAAATCTTAACCACTTGGACAATTATTGACTTTTCTAATAATCGATTTAAAGGACAAATACCTGAAGTAGTTGGAGAACTTCATTCACTTATTGTCCTCAACCTCTCTCACAATAGTTTAACGGGTCCTATCCCATCAATATTAGGAAACTTGACAGCACTTGAATCATTAGATCTCTCATCAAACAAGCTCAAAGGAAAAATTCCTGCACAATTAATAAATCTTATATTCTTAGAGGTATTAAACCTTTCTTGGAATAATCTCATGGGACTCATTCCTCGAGGCAAACAATTTGATACTTTCACAAATGATTCCTACATTGGAAACTTGGGTTTATGTGGACTTCCTTTATCCAAAAATTGTAGTAACGAAAAGAATTTGGCACCACAACCAACAAAGTTTGACGAAGATGGTGATGTTGtgaattggaaattttctATATTGATGGGGTATGGATGTGGGCTTGTTTGTGGATTGAGCATGGGATACATTGTGTTCACAACTGGAAAACCATGGTGGCTGGTTAGGATCATTGAGAGAGGTCAACAAAAATATGTTATGAGAGGGAAAATCCGCAGAAGTGGGGGAAGAAAGTAA
- the LOC108662686 gene encoding receptor-like protein 12, whose protein sequence is MDLSMNSFRGKISGNFHKGCSLRSFSVNHNQLEGSLPCSLVNCSELEILNVANNNLNDTFPNWLGNLKLQVVIWRNNRFYGHIDSFEGRFSFSCLQIIDLSHNDFNGHLPMKFFENLHAIRSESESKSHSRYMIYAICNQDNLFYEPLYITTKGLEMHFERILTILTVIDFSNNQFNGQIPEILGELHSLIVLNLSHNSLTGPIPSILGNLSALESLDLSSNKLEGKIPAQLVNLIFLEVLNLSWNNLTGLIPRGKQFDTFTNDSYIGNSGLCGLPLSKNCSDEQALEPRPTKFDEDGDAVNWKFSILMGYGCGLVFGLSMGYIVFTTGMPWWLVKIIERGKKKYVINGKIRRSGGRK, encoded by the coding sequence ATGGATCTAAGCATGAATAGTTTTCGTGGTAAAATATCCGGAAATTTTCATAAAGGTTGTTCATTGAGAAGTTTTTCTGTCAATCACAACCAGCTAGAAGGGTCACTACCATGCTCTTTGGTTAATTGCTCGgaattggaaattttaaatGTAGCGAACAACAACCTAAATGACACATTTccgaattggttaggaaatttGAAGCTACAAGTTGTTATCTGGCGGAATAACCGATTCTATGGTCACATTGACAGCTTTGAAGGTAGATTTTCCTTCTCTTGTTTGCAAATCATTGATCTCTCTCACAATGACTTCAATGGTCACTTGccaatgaaattttttgaaaatctgCATGCTATAAGAAGTGAAAGTGAAAGCAAAAGTCATTCAAGGTACATGATATATGCTATCTGTAATCaagataatttattttatgaaccTTTATATATTACAACAAAAGGGTTGGAGATGCACTTCGAGAGAATCTTAACCATCTTGACCGTTATTGACTTTTCAAATAATCAATTTAATGGACAGATACCTGAAATACTTGGAGAGCTTCATTCACTTATAGTCCTCAATCTTTCTCACAATAGTTTAACAGGTCCCATCCCTTCAATACTAGGGAACTTGTCAGCACTTGAATCATTAGATCTCTCATCGAACAAGCTTGAAGGAAAAATTCCAGCACAATTAGTAAACCTTATATTCTTAGAGGTATTAAACCTTTCTTGGAACAATCTCACGGGACTCATTCCTCGAGGCAAACAATTTGATACTTTCACAAATGATTCCTACATTGGAAACTCGGGTTTATGTGGACTTCCTTTATCAAAAAACTGTAGTGATGAGCAAGCTTTGGAACCAAGACCAACAAAGTTTGATGAAGATGGTGATGCTGtgaattggaaattttctATATTGATGGGGTATGGATGTGGGCTGGTTTTTGGATTAAGCATGGGATACATTGTGTTCACGACTGGAATGCCATGGTGGTTGGTTAAGATCATTGAGagaggtaaaaaaaaatatgttatcaACGGGAAAATCCGCAGAAGTGGAGGAAGAAAATAA